GTTTGTCCATTGTCTTCGTCTCCGCAATATCCGTCAGGCGTTGGTTTGTACAAACGATTCATAACTTCTCTTGACCAATATTGCGTTTTCCAGGGTTCGCCCGCATAATTGTATAAATAAATCATGTGCTGAATTGGCTGGTTTCCGTGCGCATACTGCCCCATGTTCATGATTTGCATTTCACGTATTTCGTGTATAACTGCTCCATAATAACTATCATCAAAAACAGGAGGTGTTGTAAATACGGCATCTAATTTTGAAGTGAAATTTTTCTCTCCGCCCATTAAATCAATCAACCCTTGAATGTCGTGAAATACGCTCCAGCTGTAATGCCAGCTGTTACCTTCTGTAAAGGCATCTCCCCATTTGAAAGGATTAAATTTGGATGGAAAACTGCCGTCTTTATTTCGTCCGCTCATTAAACCAATTGATGGATTGAAGAGTTTTTTATAATTCATCATTCTTTTTTCAAGCAGGTTTATTTCTTTCTTCGGACGATCTAAGGCCTGTGCTAATTTCCAGATTGCAAAATCATCATAAGCATATTCCAGCGTTCTGGCTGCATTTTCATTTATATTGACATCATAAGGAACATATCCAAGCGAATTATAATATTGTACTCCTTTTCTGCCAACAGCTTCAAGCGGACCTTCGTTATTGGCACCGTGCTGTAAAGCTTCGTATAAAATATTAATATCATATCCTCTTAATCCTTTCATGTAAGCGTCAGAAACAACTGAAGCAGAATTATTTCCTACCATCACATCTCTAAAGCCCGGGCTAGACCATTCCGGTAAAAATCCGCCTTCTTTGTAATCGTTTATTAAACCTTCCTGCATTTCTTTGTTTACAGAAGGATAAACCAGATTTAGCAAAGGATATAACGCTCTAAAAGTGTCCCAAAATCCGGTTCCGGCATACATATAGCCAGACATTACTTTTCCGTTATACGGACTGTAGTGCACAATCTCTCCGTCTTTATTTATTTCATATTGCTTTTGAGGGAAACAAACGGTACGATACAAACATGAATAAAAGGTTTTTAATTGATCTGTATTGATATCTTCTACGGCAATTTTTCCTAAAACTTTATTCCATTCGTCTTTAGATTTCGCTACAGTTTCTTCAAAAGAGGCATTTCCTAATTCATTTTTTAAGTTCAATTCTGCCTGTTCTGGGCTTATAAATGAAGAAGCCACTCTAACATTTACTTTTTCTCCTTTTTTTGTTTTAAAACCAACTATGGCTCCCACATGAAAACCTGATGATTCTAATTGATCTTTTATGAGCAGTTTATCTACCCATGTTGATTTTGTAGAAAATGCTTTATCGAATACTAATACAAAATAGTTTTTAAAATTTTGAGGAACTCCACCGCTGTTACGCGTTGTATAACCTACAATTTTATTTTCTGAAGGAATTATTTTGATATAAGAACCTCTGTCGAATGCATCTATGACGATTGACGATTTTTCGTTTTCAGGAAAGGTAATGTGAAAATGAGTCGCACGTTCTGTAGTTGTAATTTCAGTTGTAACATCATGATCAGCCAGATAAACGCTGTAATAATATGGTTTTGAAATTTCTGCTTTATGGCTAAACCAGCTTGCTCTTTCATCTTCGGCGTAAGCCAATTTTCCTGTAACAGGCATTATCGAAAACTGACCATAATCATTCATCCACGGCGATGGCTGATGCGTTTGTTTAAATCCTCTTATTTTGTCGGCTGTATATGTATACGCCCATCCGTCGCCCATTTTACCCGTTTGAGGCGTCCAGAAATTCATTCCCCACGGTCTGCAGATTGCGGGATAGGTATTTCCGTTTGAAAGATTATGCAACGATTGTGTTCCCATTAGTGGGTTTACATATTCTACAGGATCTAAGTTTTTGACTTGTGCATTTAAAAAAACGCAATACTGCATTAATCCAAGAAAAATTAAACTCTTTATTTTCATATTTTTATTTTTTTTGCTGTAAGCTTTAAGCTATAGACTTTAAACTAAAATCTATATTCTAAAATCTAAACTCTAAAATCTAAACTCTAAAATCATTCAGGTCTGTCTTCTTTTTTAACTCCAAATGTTGGTGAAGGTTTACTTCCCATGTACAATTTCAATTCGCCACCTTTTTCAATCATTTCGTGTGTGATATATGATTTTGTATACGGTTTTCCGTTGTATTCTGCTTTTTGAATGTAGAGATTTACAGCACTGTTATTAATGGCATTTATTGTAAATGAAATGTCTTTTTTAGGATGAATAACGGCTGAATTTACCAACGGACTTCCTAAAACATAAACTCCATTTGCCGGATTAACAGAATAAAATCCCATTGAAGATAAAACATACCAAGCCGACATTTGACCTAAATCTTCGTTTCCGCATAATCCGTCTGGTTTTGTTGAATAGAATTTTTCGTCGATTTCGCGAATTAATTTAGCTGTTTTCCATTGTTGTCCCGCATAAGCGTATAAATACGGAATGTGGTGATTTGGTTCATTTCCGTGGGCATATTGCCCGATTAAACCGCTGATATCCGGTGAAACATCTTCACCTTCGACTTTATCGGTTATTAAAAATAAGGAATCCAGTTTGGCTAAAAATTTCTCTTCGTTTCCAAATAATTCGATCAAACCGTAAGGATCCTGAGGAACCAGCCACGTATACTGCCAGGCATTTCCTTCTACATAATCATCTTTACGATGTGCTGATGAAAGCGGATTAAATGGTGTTCTCCAATTTCCATTTGTCAATTTGCCACGCATAAATGTGGTTTCTTTATCAAAATACTCTTTATATAAATTGGCTCTTTTAGTGAAATAATTATAATCGTCTGTTTTGTTTAAAGCTTTTGCCATCAAAGCAATACAGTAATCATCGATCGCATATTCAAGGGCGTTTCCAACAGTTTCAAGCATTTTATCTGCCGGAATATATTCTAGTTTCTGAACATAATCCATTCCGTCGCGGGTTTGCATTGCCGTTTTTTTGATGGCTTCATAAGCCAGCTCTGTGTCATAATTGCGATACCCTTTTAAATAGGCATCGACAATAACGGCTATAGAATGATTTCCGTTCATAGTATTGGTTTCGTTGCCCATTAAATGCCAAACAGGCAATCTTCCTTGCTGCTGATAAATCGCTAAAAATGATTTTACAATATCATTTATTTTATCTGGCTGCGTAATAGTATATAAGGGATGTAAACCTCTGTAAGTATCCCAAAGCGAGAATGTTGTGTAGTTGGTAA
The sequence above is a segment of the Flavobacterium sp. genome. Coding sequences within it:
- a CDS encoding GH92 family glycosyl hydrolase → MKIKSLIFLGLMQYCVFLNAQVKNLDPVEYVNPLMGTQSLHNLSNGNTYPAICRPWGMNFWTPQTGKMGDGWAYTYTADKIRGFKQTHQPSPWMNDYGQFSIMPVTGKLAYAEDERASWFSHKAEISKPYYYSVYLADHDVTTEITTTERATHFHITFPENEKSSIVIDAFDRGSYIKIIPSENKIVGYTTRNSGGVPQNFKNYFVLVFDKAFSTKSTWVDKLLIKDQLESSGFHVGAIVGFKTKKGEKVNVRVASSFISPEQAELNLKNELGNASFEETVAKSKDEWNKVLGKIAVEDINTDQLKTFYSCLYRTVCFPQKQYEINKDGEIVHYSPYNGKVMSGYMYAGTGFWDTFRALYPLLNLVYPSVNKEMQEGLINDYKEGGFLPEWSSPGFRDVMVGNNSASVVSDAYMKGLRGYDINILYEALQHGANNEGPLEAVGRKGVQYYNSLGYVPYDVNINENAARTLEYAYDDFAIWKLAQALDRPKKEINLLEKRMMNYKKLFNPSIGLMSGRNKDGSFPSKFNPFKWGDAFTEGNSWHYSWSVFHDIQGLIDLMGGEKNFTSKLDAVFTTPPVFDDSYYGAVIHEIREMQIMNMGQYAHGNQPIQHMIYLYNYAGEPWKTQYWSREVMNRLYKPTPDGYCGDEDNGQTSAWYIFSAMGFYPVCPATDEYVLGAPLFKKTVLQLENGKQLIINAPDNSETNKYVNELKWDNSSYTKNFINHFDVLKGGELNFDMTSSPNLNRGTNKESFPYSYSNSK
- a CDS encoding GH92 family glycosyl hydrolase, producing MRILFSGFVALNLFFANPAASQQKKTKQTEINYTQYVNPYIGSAGHGHVFVGANVPFGAVQLGPVNIFEGWDWCSGYNYASNTILGFTHTHLSGTGIGDLNDILLLPFSGKAALTKGTKEDMTNGYGSYFSHDNEVVKPGYYSVILDKYKIKAELTASERVGFHKYTFDSNDAHVLLDLADGIGWDRPVKTFIKKVSETKIEGYRYSAGWAADQRIYFAMEFSEPISNIALYDSTAVVKGNEGEGLKMEAVLDFKTLKNKQVFVKVGISPVSSENAQANIKAEIPDWNFEKVVKDATSKWNKELNKIQIKGDEKRMKVFYTSLYHTMFAPSIFNDANGDYLGTDKKVYKKADFTNYTTFSLWDTYRGLHPLYTITQPDKINDIVKSFLAIYQQQGRLPVWHLMGNETNTMNGNHSIAVIVDAYLKGYRNYDTELAYEAIKKTAMQTRDGMDYVQKLEYIPADKMLETVGNALEYAIDDYCIALMAKALNKTDDYNYFTKRANLYKEYFDKETTFMRGKLTNGNWRTPFNPLSSAHRKDDYVEGNAWQYTWLVPQDPYGLIELFGNEEKFLAKLDSLFLITDKVEGEDVSPDISGLIGQYAHGNEPNHHIPYLYAYAGQQWKTAKLIREIDEKFYSTKPDGLCGNEDLGQMSAWYVLSSMGFYSVNPANGVYVLGSPLVNSAVIHPKKDISFTINAINNSAVNLYIQKAEYNGKPYTKSYITHEMIEKGGELKLYMGSKPSPTFGVKKEDRPE